A single region of the Halorussus gelatinilyticus genome encodes:
- a CDS encoding beta-glucosidase family protein — protein sequence MADTTDRVEQLVGELTRDEKLRLVRGTTDPAGTATGYLPGIDRLDVPEFRLVDGPLGVRAEGERATAFPASVALAATFDPDLAREQGAAMAREAKAHDQDALLAPGTNLLRVPHCGRSFEYFSEDPRLAADVTAGVVEGIQNEDVVATVKHYVANNQEQHRTEVSADVGERTLRELYLPAFRAAVEAGVGSVMTAYNRVNGTHMSDHRRLVTDVLKEEWGFDGYVVSDWYGVESTVGAATAGLDVEMPGVSVADLEDAPDGASETDEGNPDDADADLGAIDGIPDPTKAGLFGDPLAEAVTDGTVPAERLDDMVARVLGQMERIGLLDGDRDEGALDTPEHRDLAERIAARGTVLLENDGVLPLDDGTDVALVGPNVHEATVGGGGSSETTPFRAVSPEEGVTARAEGEVTVAHGVPEIEDVSLFDLLPYIDYDADEDGDPDADSDVSIDEAVAAADAADVAVVAVRDATTEARDRDDLRLPGRQDELVEAVAEAADRTVVAVNASGPVELPWREEVDALLAAWYPGQAHGTALADVLYGDRDPAGRLPVSFAPEDAYPATDEAQYPGVDGAADYSEGPFVGYRHFDAADAEPTYPFGHGRSYADFRYGEAESDGESVRVTVENRAERPGREVVQAYVRPPEAPDGVERPVRELAGAAAVGLDAGETRTVEVEFGDRAFARYAPDDGWVTDDGTYTVEVARSSRDVRTTVEVER from the coding sequence ATGGCCGACACGACCGACCGAGTCGAGCAGTTGGTAGGCGAACTCACACGCGACGAGAAGCTGAGATTAGTTCGGGGCACCACGGACCCGGCGGGAACCGCGACGGGCTACCTGCCCGGCATCGACCGCCTCGACGTCCCCGAGTTCCGACTGGTCGATGGGCCGCTCGGCGTGCGCGCCGAGGGCGAGCGCGCCACCGCGTTCCCCGCCTCGGTCGCGCTGGCGGCGACGTTCGACCCGGACCTCGCGCGCGAGCAGGGCGCGGCGATGGCGCGCGAGGCGAAGGCGCACGACCAAGACGCGCTGCTCGCGCCGGGGACCAACCTCCTCCGAGTACCCCACTGCGGCCGCAGTTTCGAGTACTTCTCCGAGGACCCCCGACTGGCGGCCGACGTGACCGCGGGCGTCGTCGAGGGAATCCAGAACGAGGACGTGGTCGCCACCGTGAAGCACTACGTCGCCAACAACCAAGAGCAACACCGCACGGAGGTCAGCGCCGACGTCGGCGAGCGGACGCTCCGCGAACTCTACCTGCCGGCGTTCCGCGCCGCGGTCGAGGCCGGCGTCGGGTCGGTGATGACCGCCTACAACCGGGTGAACGGCACCCACATGAGCGACCACCGCCGACTGGTCACCGACGTCCTCAAAGAGGAGTGGGGGTTCGACGGGTACGTCGTCTCGGACTGGTACGGAGTCGAGAGCACCGTCGGCGCGGCTACCGCCGGCCTCGACGTCGAGATGCCCGGCGTCTCGGTGGCGGACCTCGAAGACGCCCCGGACGGAGCCAGCGAGACGGACGAAGGGAATCCGGACGACGCGGACGCCGACCTCGGCGCCATCGACGGCATCCCCGACCCGACGAAGGCCGGTCTCTTCGGCGACCCGCTGGCCGAGGCGGTCACCGACGGGACGGTCCCCGCCGAGCGTCTCGACGACATGGTCGCCCGCGTCCTCGGCCAGATGGAGCGCATCGGGCTACTCGACGGCGACCGGGACGAGGGCGCGCTCGACACGCCCGAACACCGGGACCTCGCCGAGCGCATCGCCGCGCGCGGGACGGTCCTACTCGAAAACGACGGCGTCCTGCCGCTCGACGACGGGACGGACGTCGCGCTCGTCGGGCCGAACGTCCACGAGGCGACCGTGGGCGGTGGCGGCTCCTCGGAGACGACGCCGTTCCGGGCGGTCAGCCCCGAGGAGGGCGTCACCGCCCGCGCCGAGGGCGAGGTAACCGTCGCACACGGCGTCCCCGAAATCGAGGACGTTTCGCTGTTCGACCTGCTCCCGTACATCGATTACGACGCAGACGAAGACGGCGACCCGGACGCCGACTCAGATGTCTCGATAGACGAGGCGGTCGCGGCCGCCGACGCGGCCGACGTCGCCGTGGTCGCCGTGCGCGACGCCACCACCGAGGCTCGGGACCGCGACGACCTCCGACTGCCGGGTCGGCAGGACGAACTGGTCGAGGCGGTCGCCGAGGCGGCCGACCGAACGGTCGTCGCGGTCAACGCCAGCGGACCGGTGGAACTGCCGTGGCGCGAGGAGGTGGACGCGCTGCTCGCGGCGTGGTACCCCGGACAGGCCCACGGCACCGCGCTCGCCGACGTGCTGTACGGCGACCGCGACCCGGCCGGACGGCTCCCGGTCAGTTTCGCGCCCGAGGACGCCTACCCCGCGACCGACGAAGCCCAGTACCCCGGCGTCGATGGAGCGGCCGACTACTCGGAGGGGCCGTTCGTCGGCTACCGCCACTTCGACGCCGCGGACGCCGAGCCGACCTACCCGTTCGGCCACGGCCGCTCCTACGCCGACTTCCGGTACGGCGAGGCCGAGTCGGACGGCGAGTCGGTCCGAGTCACCGTCGAGAACCGCGCGGAGCGACCCGGCCGCGAGGTCGTGCAGGCGTACGTCCGACCGCCCGAAGCCCCCGACGGCGTCGAGCGACCGGTCCGGGAACTCGCCGGTGCCGCCGCGGTCGGTCTGGACGCGGGGGAGACTCGGACCGTTGAAGTCGAGTTCGGCGACCGGGCGTTCGCCCGCTACGCCCCCGACGACGGGTGGGTCACCGACGACGGGACCTACACCGTCGAGGTGGCCCGGTCCTCGCGGGACGTTCGGACGACGGTCGAGGTGGAA
- a CDS encoding DUF7559 family protein, translating into MPATLEVKCTNDDCEMDMFEMHYTYDMPDDVGVSDFQCPYCGGTDCLEAIEL; encoded by the coding sequence ATGCCCGCGACGCTCGAAGTGAAGTGTACGAACGACGACTGCGAGATGGACATGTTCGAGATGCACTACACCTACGACATGCCCGACGACGTGGGGGTCTCGGACTTCCAGTGTCCGTACTGCGGCGGAACCGACTGTCTGGAAGCCATCGAGCTATGA